The Temnothorax longispinosus isolate EJ_2023e chromosome 7, Tlon_JGU_v1, whole genome shotgun sequence genome contains a region encoding:
- the LOC139816681 gene encoding uncharacterized protein: protein MENKAKFYFVSEAGADARSTVVKVKRIQLLGQEEIFLFPADKQTSAQHKQLFEIPIVKNVVKSLKARNKFRNVVLTLSKELENIYLDTEGNVVLHDEYLEEVTSEQESNVSRESAITFERKTSSLIKDIVIEKFNGENTNASVWINLFGQECNRVGIAQNKYAEVLRLFLEKSALDWYNVFVKQNSLLNWEAWNNAFIDTFSAQSWTDITYAYNFKFYNGSLLEYALKKRRLLLEADDSLSINTQINMIVISLPNFIQNKLDRKSIINIENLMSKLKQFGKINESKNDNVNKRTLNEKRPCSICDRLGFKNRFHPESACRNKDRQIKNFKNKNIKVTNNNEIQEVVASYEETKNE from the coding sequence ATGGAGAATAaagcaaagttttattttgtctcGGAGGCTGGTGCAGATGCGAGAAGCACCGTAGTTAAAGTGAAAAGAATTCAGCTGCTTGGCCAAgaggaaatttttttgttcccAGCAGATAAGCAGACTAGTGCTCAACATAAACAGCTTTTTGAAATTCCAATTGTGAAAAATGTCGTTAAAAGCTTAAAGGCTCGCAATAAATTTCGCAATGTCGTACTGACTCTATCTAAGGAACTTGAGAATATTTATCTGGACACGGAAGGGAATGTTGTGCTGCATGACGAATATCTGGAAGAGGTCACCTCAGAGCAAGAGTCAAATGTAAGCAGAGAGTCAGCAATAACATTCGAAAGGAAAACAAGCTCTCTGATAAAGGATATAGTGATCGAAAAATTCAACGGTGAAAATACAAATGCGAGTGTttggattaatttatttggGCAGGAATGTAACAGAGTGGGGATTGCCCAAAATAAATACGCGGAAGTATTAAGATTGTTTTTAGAGAAATCTGCATTAGATTGGTATAATGTATTTGTCAAACAGAACTCCTTGCTAAATTGGGAGGCGTGGAATAACGCCTTTATTGATACCTTCTCTGCACAATCCTGGACAGATATAACGTATGCTTATAACTTTAAGTTTTATAACGGCTCGCTATTAGAATATGCattgaagaaaagaagattatTGTTAGAAGCGGATGATAGCTTGTCTATAAACACACAAATTAACATGATTGTAATTAGCTTACCAAATTTTATCCAAAATAAGTTAGATAGaaaatctattataaatatagaaaatttaatgtcaaaattaaaacaatttggTAAGATTAACGAatcgaaaaatgataatgtaAACAAAAGAACTCTAAATGAAAAAAGACCGTGTAGCATTTGTGATAGGTTAGGTTTCAAAAATAGATTTCACCCAGAAAGTGCATGCCGTAATAAAGATaggcaaattaaaaattttaaaaacaaaaatatcaaggttacaaataataatgaaatacagGAAGTAGTAGCAAGTTATGAGGAGACAAAAAACGAATAG
- the LOC139816683 gene encoding uncharacterized protein, translated as MDSNIGATATLLVQQQHQTLDGNHHQGQKEQDNVNGTVESAEGHAIDRFRGEAGCSVKEIAVVAPDNESVGDSSTQCSDVIDDDNEEEETDVEESGAGGWIMNPPVSTIVQQHQAFDTTNGYIALPNPDSSNFSDVRMKDSSNVHLGNEVNYNGPVTINHVVYTNPTPNQDAVLLTDNLSISGDIDVVNRN; from the coding sequence ATGGATAGCAACATTGGTGCAACAGCGACATTGTTGGTGCAACAGCAGCATCAAACGCTCGACGGTAATCACCATCAGGGTCAGAAGGAGCAGGACAACGTGAATGGTACTGTTGAGTCTGCCGAGGGTCATGCGATCGACAGGTTTCGCGGCGAGGCTGGATGTTCGGTGAAGGAAATCGCGGTCGTAGCTCCGGACAATGAAAGCGTTGGAGATTCCTCTACGCAGTGCAGTGACGTTATAGACGACGACAATGAAGAAGAGGAGACGGATGTCGAGGAAAGCGGCGCCGGCGGCTGGATCATGAATCCGCCGGTATCGACCATCGTCCAGCAGCATCAAGCGTTCGATACTACGAATGGTTACATCGCCCTTCCGAATCCCGATTCGTCGAATTTTAGTGACGTCCGCATGAAGGATTCGAGCAATGTGCATCTGGGTAATGAGGTCAACTACAATGGTCCGGTTACCATAAACCATGTCGTTTACACGAATCCTACTCCGAATCAAGATGCTGTTCTACTGACAGATAATTTATCAATCTCAGGAGACATTGATGTTGTCAATCGCAATTAA